Proteins encoded by one window of Ignavibacteriota bacterium:
- a CDS encoding TonB-dependent receptor gives MNNTHTFSFLYKIKLAGILLLLLSFSNSNNAQNVINGKIYDSNTKLPLVGANIYLENTSIGTLSDENGNFLISTKSNKNKFKLIASYIGYFSEEKDIELNKNYISIELYLKPSLLNLDQIVVTGTRTERFLKDTPVSTRVINKEQIQNSGASDIKQALSEINGIVIHENQFGTGVNTVEIQGFGSQHVQILVDGIKMIGRVNGELDISTIPINQVEKIELVKGAASALYGSEAMGGVINIITNKMNNDFSMTSDLSTGSYGRLDGSINLNVPVNNWRPSLNFSYRKYDGYDLNKLTPSDDGTAYKKYHGQFNLNGNLNENTELNLRTLFFNENQNSQSSIIFRDRIENIQFAGRLELTSKQIINSFNMKTGIEYSVFDHTYDQKVISSGFIKNGDATLEKLLRGDVLFDFALGKNLINGGYSFEYEIIGSDRVINENQNSNLNNIFLQDEIVINDWSTFLGGIRLDAHSVYGSQLTPKAAVMFKPSINSRIRVSYSEGFRAPSFKELYIEYVNLNVGYHITGNPELRPEKSTSLQTDIEYWNDNNYHLKIHFNYNQISNLIDYKYLGIEDNYGIYKTANLEKVNTWGGDFDVEYFPYDFLNFKFGYGYFDSKDLQTNDQLLLKSKHKINFSFNLNFIGYLSFSFRGQFFGKQIWKDYEEIIYTGRNEVISSYWLFHTNLNYKISEKLNTYLGMRNLNNYINKTWGPMPGREWYIGLKYEYK, from the coding sequence TTGAATAATACACATACATTTTCTTTTTTATATAAAATAAAACTTGCCGGAATTTTATTATTGCTTTTATCTTTTTCAAATTCAAACAACGCGCAAAATGTTATTAACGGAAAAATTTATGATTCGAATACAAAGCTTCCATTAGTTGGCGCAAATATCTATTTAGAAAATACATCTATCGGAACCTTAAGTGATGAAAATGGGAATTTTCTAATTAGTACAAAATCAAATAAAAATAAATTCAAATTAATTGCATCCTATATCGGTTATTTCTCTGAAGAAAAAGATATTGAATTAAACAAAAATTATATTTCAATTGAACTTTACTTAAAACCTTCACTGCTCAATCTAGATCAAATTGTTGTTACGGGAACAAGGACCGAAAGATTTTTAAAAGATACTCCGGTTAGCACAAGAGTCATTAATAAAGAACAAATTCAAAATTCCGGGGCCAGCGATATTAAACAAGCGCTTTCCGAAATTAATGGAATTGTTATTCATGAAAACCAATTTGGCACCGGCGTTAATACTGTTGAAATTCAAGGTTTTGGAAGTCAGCACGTGCAAATTTTGGTAGATGGAATTAAAATGATCGGCAGAGTAAACGGTGAGCTTGATATTTCAACTATTCCAATTAATCAAGTTGAAAAAATAGAGCTAGTAAAAGGCGCTGCTTCGGCTTTATATGGCAGCGAGGCAATGGGCGGAGTTATAAATATTATTACAAATAAAATGAACAACGATTTTTCAATGACATCAGATTTATCGACCGGAAGTTATGGAAGATTGGATGGAAGCATAAATCTTAATGTACCTGTAAATAATTGGAGACCAAGTTTAAATTTTAGTTATAGAAAGTATGACGGATATGATCTTAATAAACTAACTCCTTCGGATGACGGAACGGCGTATAAAAAATACCACGGGCAATTTAATCTAAATGGAAATCTAAATGAAAATACTGAACTGAATTTGAGAACTTTATTTTTTAATGAAAATCAAAATTCACAAAGCAGTATAATCTTCAGAGATCGTATTGAGAATATACAATTCGCGGGCAGACTTGAACTTACGTCTAAGCAAATTATTAATTCTTTTAATATGAAAACCGGAATTGAATATTCCGTGTTTGATCATACTTATGATCAAAAAGTTATAAGCAGCGGCTTTATAAAAAATGGCGACGCTACACTTGAAAAATTATTGCGAGGTGATGTATTGTTTGATTTTGCATTAGGGAAAAACTTAATAAACGGCGGTTATTCATTTGAGTATGAAATAATTGGATCGGACAGAGTAATAAACGAGAATCAAAACTCAAATCTTAATAATATTTTTCTGCAAGATGAAATAGTAATAAATGACTGGTCAACTTTTCTTGGAGGAATTCGTTTAGACGCGCATTCGGTTTATGGCAGTCAATTAACTCCAAAAGCAGCGGTAATGTTTAAACCATCAATTAATTCCAGAATTAGAGTTTCATATTCCGAAGGGTTTCGCGCACCTTCATTTAAGGAATTATATATAGAATACGTTAATTTAAATGTTGGTTATCATATAACCGGCAATCCGGAGTTACGTCCAGAAAAATCAACATCTTTACAAACTGATATAGAATATTGGAATGATAATAATTATCATCTGAAGATTCACTTTAACTATAACCAAATTTCAAACTTAATTGATTATAAATATTTAGGTATAGAGGACAACTATGGAATTTATAAAACCGCGAATTTGGAAAAGGTAAATACCTGGGGAGGTGATTTTGACGTTGAATACTTTCCGTATGATTTTCTCAATTTTAAATTCGGTTATGGTTATTTTGATTCGAAGGATCTTCAAACAAATGATCAACTTCTCTTAAAATCAAAGCACAAAATAAATTTTTCCTTCAACCTCAATTTCATTGGATATTTGTCTTTTAGTTTTAGAGGACAATTTTTTGGTAAGCAAATATGGAAGGATTATGAAGAAATTATTTATACCGGAAGGAATGAAGTTATTTCTTCATATTGGTTATTCCACACGAATTTAAATTATAAAATTTCAGAAAAGCTAAATACATATTTAGGAATGAGAAATCTTAATAATTATATAAACAAAACTTGGGGACCAATGCCCGGACGTGAATGGTACATTGGACTTAAATATGAATATAAATAA
- a CDS encoding HmuY family protein: MKKLFYIIFVLSLITACDDNSTDPKDENNTKVQQFKSQNVKTIGKQYFTFSTNTAETAEPENYDIAFGTVPLTIETAPCQFFTMPNDPLILCGSNSSIAVLNAAKLSDVATIPAESEFKTDKTVGEAFIGKNWYDANNAVRNDVFVIKSCSGNYSLLEISNYDYDFPLHQISSIHFKYKFNASGSMDFTTTPLDSFKTENANSEMKYFSFEEGNVTSSQTCQLKFSGSSIWLGENVEIKKLENTSIENVSTITNSDFSSDIKTNYTTLGWYNYGEGHLLTPEDFVYVVKTVEGKYAAVEIINYYDEQGNSGTFTIDWKYLN, encoded by the coding sequence ATGAAAAAATTATTTTATATAATTTTTGTATTAAGTTTAATTACGGCATGTGATGATAATTCAACTGACCCCAAAGATGAAAATAATACAAAAGTACAGCAATTTAAATCACAGAATGTAAAAACAATCGGCAAGCAATATTTTACATTTAGTACAAACACAGCAGAAACTGCTGAGCCGGAGAATTACGATATTGCATTTGGAACAGTTCCATTAACAATTGAAACGGCGCCATGCCAATTTTTTACAATGCCGAATGATCCATTAATCTTATGTGGATCGAATTCATCAATTGCAGTATTGAATGCCGCGAAATTATCTGACGTAGCAACAATTCCGGCAGAAAGCGAATTCAAAACGGATAAAACAGTAGGTGAAGCATTTATTGGAAAGAATTGGTACGACGCAAATAATGCCGTAAGGAATGACGTATTTGTAATAAAAAGCTGTTCCGGTAATTATTCGTTATTAGAAATTTCAAATTACGATTACGACTTTCCTTTACATCAAATATCTTCCATTCACTTTAAATATAAATTCAATGCTTCCGGTTCAATGGATTTTACAACAACTCCATTGGATTCATTTAAAACCGAAAATGCTAATTCCGAAATGAAATATTTTTCATTTGAAGAAGGAAATGTAACATCGAGTCAAACCTGCCAATTAAAATTTAGCGGCAGTTCAATTTGGCTTGGAGAAAACGTTGAAATAAAAAAATTAGAAAATACGTCAATTGAAAATGTTTCAACAATTACAAACTCAGATTTTTCTTCAGATATAAAAACTAATTACACAACACTCGGTTGGTATAACTACGGCGAAGGTCATTTGTTAACTCCAGAAGATTTTGTATATGTGGTTAAAACAGTCGAAGGAAAATATGCCGCGGTTGAAATAATAAATTATTATGATGAACAAGGTAATTCAGGCACATTTACAATTGATTGGAAATATTTAAACTAA